The following nucleotide sequence is from Methanomassiliicoccus sp..
CGACGTCACCATCATGCAGGCCTAGCGTGCGCCGGAGGTTGTACTTGCAGAGGACCTCCATGATGTCGCTGTAGTGCGAACGCGATGGAAGTATTACAGCGCACTCGATGTTCTGGATGGTGGCGTGATACGCCCTCACCTCACCGAACGTACGGCCGTTGCGCTGGAAGCCATTGATCACCACGCCGTCGCCCCGGCGGAGGATGTCCAGCTTATCCACGTCGGAAGGGTTCATCTTCAGGTTCAGCGTGCCCTCGAACGGCACGAAGTTGAGCTTCTCGGTGAACTGTTCCTGGTATCCGGGCTGGGTAACGTAGTACTGCCCCTCGCCCATCCCCGTGGTGACCATGCCGCGGATGGCCAGCTGGTCCCGCAGCTCGAATATCTTCTGGTACTCCGAGTATTCCGAACGCAGGGCGTCCACCCCCTTCTTGGTGAGCTTGATACGCTGCTTCCGGGCACCCAGGTCCCTCTGGATCAGTCCCTCCTCCAAAAGCTCCAGGATGCGCTTGGACGCCGATTGCTGGCTTATCCTCAGCCGCGAGCCCAGCTCCCGCGAGGAGATGGCGATGTAATCGTTTATTCCACCCAGCAGGGCGATCTGCTTCAGAGCGACAGCGAACTTCTCGTTCATTATGATTCGAATCGTATGGCCTACGTCGTATTTGCATCTTGGTAGCAACCCGGATCTTGGTCAGTGAACGTGCTGACCATCGTTTTTATAGCTTTCATGCTTTGAAGATGGCACCGCTCATCGAGCAGGGAAGGTATCTGGATGGATAGGCACGTCATCGAGGCTTTGGGCAGGACGAAGGTTGTGATCAGGGACGGAAAGGTAGTGGAGGTCGGCAGGCCAGAGGTGGATTACTGCCCCCTGTTCGCCAAGGTCCGTAACATCCAGGTCATCACGCCGGAGGTGGTCAGGGAGAACATGGAGTTCAGGATCCGCGACTTTGGCATGTGCACGCCGGAGCGCAAGATGCGCATGAAGGACTTCCTCTCCTTTGGCGTCTCCGAGCTTCTGGGAATGGCCGTGGACCGGGGAATGCTGGACGCCGTGGTCCTGGTGTGCGAGGGTGCGGGCACCGCCGTGGTCTCCGATCCCACACTGATCCAGGGCATAGGCGGGAGGGTCTCAGGCATTGTGGAAACGACGCCTATCCCCGAGATCATTGATGCCATCGGCCAGAACATGGTGCTGGACCCCAAGAGAGCGGGGATCGATCAATATGAAGGTACGAGGTTGGCGTTCCTGCGCGGGTTCAAGCGGATAGGGGTCACCGTGGCATCGGCCGCGGACGCCCGGCGCATCCGAGAGGAGTTCGGCCAGCGCGTGGCCATATTCGCCGTCCACACCACCGGGCGCACCGCTGAAGAGGCGGAGATGTTCTTCGACACCTGCGACATCATCACCTCCTGCGCCTCCAAGGCGGTGAGGGACAGAGCTAAAGAAAAGGCGTTGTTGCAGGTCGGTAACAAGGTCCCCATATACGCTTCCTCACTTTGGGGCGAGATGCTGCTCAAGGTACGCCTGGAGATGCTGAAGAGTTCCAATGTGACCGCGCCCGAGGACCCGCCCCGGCCGCTGATCTAACCGTCATCAAGAGCGAGGTGGCTGCCGCCTTTCAGTAATATGACCTTGATCCGCTTCTTCCGCAGCTTGCTGATCAGCAGGCGGTCATTGGTGACGACGTAAGCGCCCAGGCGTTCGGCGAGCTCCATTACCGCGTTGTCACCCACGGCCACGGTGTCCTCAATGGTGTAGCGGGATAACAGCCGAAGGGCGGCCGACGAGTGCTTGCTGGGGGAGCGCTTCAGTTCACCCACGATCGGTCCAGGAACGAATATCTGGCACTCGCCCAACAGCGAGCGCAGCTGCGTATCTACGTTGATAGAGCGCTCAAAAGGTAAAAGAAGAGCGTTGGTGTCCAGTACCACCTTGGGCATAAATGCCTACTGGATTATGCCGTAGCCGATGAGGCGCCACTTTCCAGATATGCGTCTGGATATGGCGACCCTCTGGTCCTTGAGCGCACATACCGGGATCTTCAGGGCCACCTCGGACTCGTTACCGCGGGCGCTGGTGACTATGCCTACGGTGGTGGCGGTGCCGATGCTCAGCATGAGGGGCTCATTGGTCTTGATGTTCTCGACGATCAGATCCTCGGCGGCACCCACGACCCTCTCCAGGAGGTGGGTGTTCATTACGAACTTATGAACGACCGGTGGCAGGGTGCCGGGCTTTCCGAGCAGCCTTCCCGTCAAGCCATCGGACTTGGTGAGCGCGGGATCCAGCTTGGTGCCGATGGCGATCAGACCACCGGGACGCGCGGTGCTCAGAGTGGTGTTACCGGTGTGCAGAGATTGTATGGTCGTGGTGATCTTCTCCCACGAGGTCTTGCCGCTGACCTCGACCTTCCGGCCAGGAAGGACCTCGATCTCATCCCCGACCTCCAGTGTCCCCTGTGTGAGGGAACCGCCAAGCACTCCGCCCTTCAACGAATCGGGGAAGGACCCGGGCACGTTTATGTCGAAGGACCGGGCGATGTACATCATCGGCGTCTTGGAGCTGTCATACTTCGGTGTGGGGATGTGGGTCTCGATGGTCTCGATAAGCTTGTCGATGTTCACATCGTGGTGGGCGGAAACTGGAATTATGGGGGCGTTCTCGGCGATGGTCCCCTTGACGAAGCGCTTGATCTCACGGTAGTTCTCCAAGGCCTCTTCCTTGGTCACGATGTCGATCTTGTTCTGCACGATGATGATCTTATCGACCCCGATGATCGTCAGGGCCATCAGATGCTCCTTGGTCTGGGGCTGCGGGCAATGCTCGTTGGCCGCGACCAGTAGTAACGCGCCCTGCATCATGGCCGCGCCCGAGAGCATGGTGGCCATCAGCGTCTCGTGGCCGGGAGCGTCGACAAAAGAGATGGCGCGGAGGAACTCGGCCTCCTCATTACACTCCGGGCACATTGCCTTCGTCGTGTACTTATTGCACTTCTTGCAACGATAGAAAGCGGTATCAGCATAGCCCAGTCGAATGGAGATGCCTCTCTTGATCTCCTCCGAGTGACGGTCCGTCCACTCCTCGCTCAAGGCCCTGGTGAGGGTTGTCTTGCCGTGGTCGACGTGGCCGATCATCCCGATATTGACCTCGGGCTGCTGGGACACCTTCATTTCTTCTCCTCTTTCTTAGGGAGCAGTTCCTCGACCGTCTTGGAACCGACGGCGGAAATGGTCATGTTTATCTGAGTGTTCTCAGGGGAGATAGTGTTCCCGCGGACCAGCTTGCGGCGCCTCATTCCATCCACGGGGGCAGCGAAGCCGATGCCATCGGACAACAGGATGTTCTTTCTCCTTACACCAGGCAGGTCAGAGCGCATGGGCACTCCGTCCTTGTCGCTACCTCCTGCGATCGTCAACTTGTATCCGGGAAGGCTAACAAAGATACCGTCCACGACATCCCCGATCTTCTTTCCGATAAGGGAGTTGGCATGATGGCCGGCGACAGGGACCTGGTACGACTTACCGGTCTTGACATCATTGATGACAGCTTTGAATTCTACCATCTAAACACCTTTTTTAGGTAATCGCCTTAATGTAGCTTAGAATAAATAACTATTGGCTCCCCCATGGACTCAGGGTAAAGGTTTTTTTCATGGTGCCAGAACGCGCCCGAGCATTGACGAAAACCATTCGAACTCATTTTTCTTGTTAATGGAGCGCAAATAAGAATTTTTACTATGTTTGACCGATCGGTTGGCCGTACCTCTCACGCGGTTCCCAAGCACTCGCTGAATAAGAACCTTAGAAATGCAGGGCATCTGAGACCAGCACAGGTGAGCTAGCGGCATGAGGTTTTGAATCTCTTACCCTGGACCTCAAGGATCCGTATCCAGGCACATTACCCATTAGGTAACTTTACCTAGCTGTTGCCTTTACCCGCATAACCTTCTGCGAAGTACCTCCTGGTGGAGGGCATGATCAATGCTATGAAAATGGCGAGGCCTAACGCGATGGTCATGTACGTGGCCGGATAGTCCAGACCGATCAGGAGGTTCTCCACGAACAGCCACCCCACTAGAATGGCAATGAGGGCCATCCCGCCCTGCCAGGACCAATGGATACCGCCGGCCCTGCTGATCTCCTTGAAGAACAGCTCCTCCTTCCCCCAGGCACCATGAGCGAGGAGCAGGGGATACAGTCCGAAGATAACGAAGAGGAACAGGCCCACCAGGAAGAAGTTTTGGAAGGGGATCTTCTCCACGACGGAGGATGGGAATCCGATCAGCGAGCCGCTGGGGTCAGCCATAAGGAGCAGTCCGCTGATGATGCCCATCACTCCAAAGAACACTTCCAAAACGACTAGAGCCAGGACGGCCTGGGGACGATGAACGCTTGTTACGGTCAATTTGTCACCAGGCCGGAACCGAGTTAACCCTTATTAAGGGATGAGGTATGGTCTGAGGGAGATCATACTGGACCGACCCCTGATGCCTTTGACCTCTAGACCTTTTCCAAGTTAGATACTTACAGCGATTGGCGACGAACGAAAAGTGAAACCAACAAATATCTCTCAGCTGAATTGAGGATTGCCGATGCATGCATCGGCATTTGCCGTTGGTGCTCGGCACGAGGTGAGAGAATGGAGATGAAGCAGCAGACCCTGAAGACAGCTGAGGGAATGGGAACCCCGAGCGCTCGCTCAGAGGTTATGCCTGTAAGGTATCGAACCGAGACCGCTGGCCATCCCAGAGTTCCGGTCAGGGAGGAGAAGAAGGTCTTCACCAGATACGGATGAGGTTGGTCGTGCAGAGACCCGGTGGATGCTATAGAGGCGGCAAGAAATGGAGAGGCGCGTGACCCGCTACGGGGTTACGGAAATGAGAATGCCAGGCGGGAACAGTGACAAGAACTCCCGCCTGACCTTTTTATGGGGTCACTGATCGTCACCGAGCGTCCATGCTGCATCAGCACTTATCAAAGGCAGAGGTCGCTTAGATCGAGATGATCAGATCGTCCTTGTTGACGGCCCCCTCAACCTCATGAAGCCCAATATGAGGAGGACGATGGCGGCGATGATGGGTATTGTGAAGAGGATGAGCGGCACGTCGATCTCCAGAGCATAGAAGATGATGGCGATGGTGGAGAAGGTCACAAGGTCCAGGGCACCTATGAAAGCAAGGATCTTTCCGCCCTTCTTCATCGCCTCCGACCTCCGTTCCTCCTTCTCAAAGTCAAGAATATTTTGCTTTGGAGCCTTTCTCTCTCGATCTTTGATGGCAGCGCTCACCTCGATGCTCGACCAAAGCTCCTCGAGAAGGGATCCCCAATTCGCCCTGGTCTCCTCCATTCTAAGGGAGATGTTGTCCAGTATGGCTATGGAGGGCCTTGCGGTAACGCTTACTATGACATTCCGTCCAGATGAGTTCAGGACAAAGCTGAGCTTCTTCTTGCCATCGCGCTCGTGAGGCTTCATGGTCTTGAACGTTCCATGCATCGCCTCGATGCTCGCGGGGCCCGTGCTCTTGACCTTCTGAGCTCCTTCCTTGCCAAGCCAAGCGAGTATTCTGCTCAGCACTTTTTCTATAGATGCATCTTTGAACTCATGGACGTATTCGAATTTGATGACCAACTACCCAACTCCAATTAAGCTCCTTGTTGTGATCAGGAGATGTGTGTTAAAGGATAAAGGATGCTGGGCTCATTTTTAGATGCTTGTTGATCGTAACACGTCCATTGTCCAAGCTGGTCCAGGATGGGGCGCATGTAAACGATCCCACCTTTTTTATGGAAGTCCAGGACAGAGGCCAGGGATGAGAGGGTGCCACGAGGGTGTTCTGGACAGGGATCGATCCGTCATGATGTTTGCACTTTCACCTTGATTATCTGAGCCTGGTCCCCATTGAGCGGTGTGCACTTTCGCTTACCTCCCCCGAAATCCTTCATATCTATGCTTTCTCATTGTGAATGACATGGGAGAATTCGAGGTAATCACGACCAAAGCGCAGACAGCCATCTCCATACGAGAGAAGGTGAAGATGCAGGACATACCACAGGCAATGGGGAGGATGTTCGGAGAGCTCATGCCCATCCTCCAGAAGGATGTTCAGTGTGCAGGTCCGCCGTTCGCTCTCTACCACTCCTGGTCGGACGATGAGACGGACATGGACGTAGGTTTCCCCGTGGCGGGAAATGCGGTCACCAAGGGACGTGTCAAGCCGTTGGAGCTGCCTGCCGTCAAGGCAGTGGTGGGTATGCATATGGGCCCTTACGACAAGATCGTCGAAACCTACAACAAGATGATGGAGTGGATTAAAACCAACGGCTACGAGCCAGCGGACTACATGTGGGAGGAATACCTTAACAGCCCGGATGAGGTGCCTGCCGAGAAGCTGATGACCAGGCTGGTATGGCCGATCAAGTAGCCTCATGTCCTTTTTTACTTCCTTTTTTCGAACAATGGATCGAGTAAATTGATGGCCCCTTCTTGTCAGACCGGGTACCGCATATCGATCGCCTCGTCTTGGGGAAACAAGGCCCAGGGAAGGGATGGACCAGCTCCATCGCATAACAGGCACTTTTCTTAAGTGTTGAATGACCATAGTAAAGAGGAGGAATATTCTAACGGAGGACAGAGAAATGGCTAAGCACTTGAAGGTGGGAGATGTGGCACCTGCGTTCTCCCTGATGGACCAGAACGGTAATATGGTGGACGTTGGACAGATGGAGGGGAAAAGGGCCCTGGTGGTGTACTTCTACCCCAAGGACTTCAGCGCTGGCTGCACCATGCAGGCCCATGAGTTCCGGGAGATGCACGAGGAGTTCATGAAGAACGGGGCCGATGTGATCGGAGTTTCGTCCGATTCTGTGGAAACCCACAAGAAGTTCGCTGAGGAGCACGAGCTGCCGTTCACGTTATTGAGCGATCCTGACAACAAGGTCCGGGACCTGTACGGTGCCTGGGGGGCGGGGCGGACACCGGGTCGTATCACGTACCTGATCGACCGGCAGGGCGTCATCAGGATGGTGTTCACCTCCCAGATGAAGCCTAGGAAGCATATCAGCGAGGCTTTGCGGGTGCTCAAGGAGATCAACGTCTAGTGCCATCGTCGCATCATCACGTTCCCTCATCCAGCAGGATGAGGTGGCTGAGTTTTTTAAAAGACTATATAGCTACTATGCTCCATAATAGCCCATATAGATGAGTCGCAAGGAGAAGAGCAAGCTCCCCCAGTACAACATCGAAGGGTCAAGGACGGACTCCTTCCTTGGGCCCCTGGAGGCCAAGGTCCTGGACACCATCTGGGAGGCTGAGGACCGCCCTCTCACGGTAAGGGAGGTCCATAAGGCCATGGGTGAGGACAACAGACTGGCGTACACCACGATCATGACCACCATGAACCGCCTCTTCGAGAAGGGTCTTCTGGACCGCGAGGTCAAGAGCGGCAAGGGCGGCCTGTACTACGTCTACTGGCCTGACATGGAAAGGGACGAGTTCGAGCGCTCTGCTATATTAGACGTGCTCCAGAGCCTGAGCGATAAGTTCGGCGAGAATGTCATCAAGTGCATCGTGGAGCAGGCATCCAGGGACAAGGGACAGCTCGACCGGCTCAAGAAGGAGCTGAACGAACTGGAGTGAGCCGGTAAAGGCCTGGGATGCCGCACCGGTCGGGTCTATGGACGGAAGTGGCCCCTGAACCGCTGTGTGCATGGACCATTGGTCCGGGCATCAAACGAGCAGGGTCTACTGAACGTCTCCGACCTCCTCCATACTCGTGCTTCAGATCTGGCCGTACCTAGCTAAGCTCCTCCAGCTGCATAAGGTACTCCTCGGCCTGGTCGATGCCCTTCTGCCAGAACCCCTCCTCGTTTATGTCGAAGCCCAGCTCCGCTGCCAGTTCCGCCGCCGACCGGCTCGATCCGGCCGACAGGAGGTTTTTCAGCCGGGGCACGAACTCCCTTCCCTGCTCCTTGTACAGGCGGTACAGGGCGAAGACGAACAGCTGCGCAAACACATACGGATATTCGTAGAAACGGATGTCCGAGAAATAATGGTGCGGGAATCTCGCCCAGTCCCACCTGTTCTCCGGCAGATACTCCACCGAGGTACCGTATATCGAACGCTGCGCATCCACCCACATTCCCGAGATGGTCTCCCCATCCAGGTACCCGCCCTCGTCCACGGCCTTGGCCAGCTCCATCTCGAAGAAGAAGCGGAACCCTTCCTGGAACACCACCTGGGTAAAGCTGTTGAGCACCTTTACCAAGAGCTGCCTCTTCTCCTCCTTCGTCCCCGCTTCCCGCAGCAGCCGCTCGGTGAGCAGAAGCTCCCCGAACATGCTCCCGCACTCTGCCACGCACAGGCTGACCTGGCAGTTGCTGGGGTTCTGGGCCCTCGTGTAGAGATACGCGTGCACCCCGTGCCCCAGCTCGTGTGCCAGGGTGTAGACGTCGTTGATGTGGCCGTTGAAGCTGGAGAGAATGAAGGCGGACCGGCCATGCACCCAGGTGTCGCAGAACGCCCCTGTTCTCTTCCCCTTCCGCAGCTCCCCGTCCAGGCGCCGCAGGTCGAACATCTCCTGCACCCACTGGCCGTACTGAGGATCGAACCCCGAATACACCGAGATCAGGAGCTCCTTCGCCTCCTGCCAGGAGCGGACCTCGTCCCTGGCGTCCGGTAGCGGGGCCCTCAGGTCCCAGTTTCCCAGTACGTCCAGGCCTAGCAGTGATGCTTTGAGCCGGAAGTAGCGCTGGCACACCGAGGCGTTCCTCCTCACCACCTCCATGAGGGTCATGATCGTCCCCTCCTCGACGTCGTTGTCGATGAGGCTGGGGGTGAGGGTCGAGGGATAGTGGCGCAGCCGGCACATCTCCTGGTGGTCCGTCCATATGGCCCTCAGGGCATCGGACCACAGCAGCTGATCTTCCCCCAGGGTGCTGCCCAGTGCATGATAGACGGCCCTGCGGACCTCGCGGTCAGGGCTGTAGATGTACGGGACCGCCTCCCCGATGGTCAGCGGGACCTCCTTGCCGTCGAACATCGGGCGGAAGGTCTTGGCGCTCAACCACTTGCTCTGCAGCTTGGTCCAGGCCCGGATGCCGGAGCGGTCCTTGGCTATGATTATCTTCTCCTCGCTCTCCGACAGGAAGTGAGGAGCCGACCGCAGGTACCTCTCCAGGTAGTGACGGTACTCTGCCAGGACGGGATCCTGGACCAGCTCTGGCCGGGAGAGAAGAAGCTTTCCGAGGTCAATGCTCAGGAAGGCCATATTTTGCCCTACCCGGTTCGCCGCACGAGAACTGGCATCATTGAGGGAGGTGGCCACGGGATCCCCCTGGTCGGCCTGGAAGCGGAGGGAGCAGTAGGTCAACACTCCCTCGTACTTCAGCGAGAGGGAGTCCTTGGCATCAAGCAAGCCCTTCAGTTCTCCGGCCGAGAGGCCTTGGATGCGGCCGCGGTAGAGCTCCGCGAACCTTGAGGATTCTTCCACGAACTCCTCCAGCTGTGACTTTATACCTTCAGGGTCGGTGCTGTCCACCAGAACCGACAGGTCCCATTGCATCTCCGTCATTTCCGTTCCCTCATGTTTAGCCATTGATGAGCGATAGAACCTGCCTGACCGTTCTTCATTGCCGGAGCGGTCCCTGGAGATCATCTCTCGTCTATGGGTATGTACTCCTGATCGACCTTGCCCACGTAGACGCTCGTTGGCCGGTAGAGAGCGGGCCTCACCGGGGGCTCGGGAAACTTTTCCTCCAGGATGTGTGCGCACCATCCCGCGGAGCGGGACATGGCGAACACCGCGGGGAAGAAGTCGTGGTGTATTCCCATGGCGTGGTACATGGAAGCGCTGTAGAGATCGACATTGGGGTAGATCTCCTTCCCCTTCTTCTTCAGGAACTCCTTCTGCGTGGCCATGGCCATGCGCTCGGTCATCTCGTACCACCGGTACTCGGGATAGTCGGTGGTGATCTGCCTGGCCATGTACTGCAGTATGCGTGCCCGGGGATCGATGGTCTTGTAGACCGCGTGGCCCATCCCCGAGACCCTCTTCCCGCGCTTGAACTGGTCCTCCACCCAGGCCTCCACGCTATCCGGGTCCTTGGTGTCCAGGAGGTTTCTCATGACCTGGGCGTTGGCGCCTCCGTGCAGCGGCCCGGACAATGCCCCGATCCCGGCCGCGATCGATGAGTATAGGTCCGCACCGGTGGAAGCGACGACCCTGGTGGCGAAGGTGGAGGCGTTGAAGGTGTGGTCCGCGTGAAGTATCATGGCCACATCCATGAACCTCACCGCCTCGTCACGGAACTCCCTCCCCCGGGTCATGTACAGAAAGTTGGCAGCGTGCGACAGGTCGTCCCTTGGCTCCACAGAACCCTGGTTGTTGACCAGCCGCTTCCACGCCGCGATGATCGTAGGCATCACCGCGATGGTCCTCATGGCCTTGCGCTGGTTGGCCTCTCGGGACTCGTCGAAGCGTTCGGGGTCGTAGCCCGATATGAGGGCTACCCCCGCCTGCAATATGGCCATGGGCGGAGTGTCCAACGGCAGCATGTCCAGCGAGGCGACGAGGGCACTGGGGACCCTGCGATGGGAGATCAGGTCCTGAGAGAAATCCTCCAGCTCCTCCCTCCTGGGAAGGCGGCCGTGTATCAGGAGGTAGGCGACCTCCTCGAAGGATGAGTATCTCGCAAGGTCCTCGATGGTGTACCCTCGGTATAACAACCTGCCTGCCTCACCATCCACCATGCTGATGTGGGAGGTGGCGGCCTTGACCCCTCTCAGTCCCCTGTTCTCCGTGGAACCCATCGATACACCTAGACAATCTTCATTAAAAATCTTTTTTATAGATTTCAACAATAAGTCAATTCGTCAAATATCTAGACGGCATTTGATTTTTATCTCAAATATCGCAACGTATTCGCCCGCCCGCGTAACGGCCTCGGAGCCCCCATTTGAATGTATATTATTTATATCATTTTACTAGGGCTTCCAGGACCGGCGGGTCTCTGACCGACCTCACTTGGTCGAACCCTATCCTTAACGGTCACGTACCTCGCGGGAGAGCGATGAACGCACGAACGGACGGGGCAGGCCTCAGACCTCATCCCTGTTGTCCAGTAGGGCGGCGAGGTTCCGGGGGAAGTACGAGAGGCTCAGTCCCATCCCCTTTAGCTTGACCTCCAAGGCGCGCACGTCATCCCCTGTGCGCCTTCCGCTCAGCAATAGAGCGGTCTCCTCCTCTGAGAGCGAACCCCGGTCCGAGGACCAGTACACCACGTTCTTGTTGTAGGGGCACACCCGCTGGCAGCGCAGGCATCCCACCAGGGAGTTGTGCGCCATGGGATCGACCCAATCAGGAAACGGCTCGGATGTGTCTTTCTCATTGAGCTGGGTCAGGCACCTCTCGGCCCGCATCATGAACTGCCCCTCCGCGATGGCGCCGGTGGGGCATGCCCTCAGGCAGGCATCGCACCCGTCGCATCCAGAGAGCTGCTCCAACTCCTGCCACTGGTCCTCGTGGCAGGGGGCGTCGCTGTAGAAGGCGGTGAGGCGGTGGAAGCTCCCGAACCTCGGCAGGTAGGTGATGTTGTTCCTGCCGTACTTGACAAGCCCGCTGCGGGCCGCCAGCAGCCTCAGCGGAAGGCGGGCCTTCACATACCGGTACGGCCCCGGTTTAAGCAGGTTGTTCAAAGCCGCCAAGGCCAGATCGTCCGTATCCTCGGCATCGGCGTAGCCAGGGGGGACGGTCAGAGGTATGTCCTCTCCTTTCCATCGCACGCTCACGGACAGGGAGGGCTGCGGCCGGGAGACCACCAGTATGGTCTGGGCATCCGGCAGTTCCGGGGGAACGTCGAAGCTGATCTTGGTCATCAGCTCCTGATAGAAGGCCTCCTCGAACCGCCCCTGCCGATGCTGCTCCTCGACCTCTGCCCTAAGCTCTTGGAGGTGCTCGATGGATACCATCCTCAAGAAGCAGCCCAGATTGTCGTTCTTTGGTCCCGCCCTGATCTCGTCCATTCGTGTGACCCCGCTCTCTACCGGTCCCTGACGGCAGAGTAAGATAATCGCCTTCCAAGAGATAATCTCTGCCCCTGACGCCGCGACGACCCTCAAAACCCAAGCGGTCACGAACGCCATGAGGGTGATCGTGCATGTGCCATCACTTTTTTCCTTCGTAAGAAGACGGGAGCATCATCAAAAGCATCAATAACCGCCAGCCGAAGTTAAATTCGGTGGTCCAGATGGAAAGATACAACCTACTGGTTACCTTCCATCCCAACCAGGCAGGAACGGCGGAGAGGGAGGTAAGGAACAGGATAGAGAGGGCCGGGTATGCCATCGAGGACATGGAGCATTCGTGCGTGAACGGGGTGTTCTGTGTGCAGGTGGACGGAGACGTCAAGGAGCTGATAAGAG
It contains:
- a CDS encoding DUF120 domain-containing protein, translating into MNEKFAVALKQIALLGGINDYIAISSRELGSRLRISQQSASKRILELLEEGLIQRDLGARKQRIKLTKKGVDALRSEYSEYQKIFELRDQLAIRGMVTTGMGEGQYYVTQPGYQEQFTEKLNFVPFEGTLNLKMNPSDVDKLDILRRGDGVVINGFQRNGRTFGEVRAYHATIQNIECAVILPSRSHYSDIMEVLCKYNLRRTLGLHDGDVVEIQIKME
- a CDS encoding DUF2099 family protein — protein: MDRHVIEALGRTKVVIRDGKVVEVGRPEVDYCPLFAKVRNIQVITPEVVRENMEFRIRDFGMCTPERKMRMKDFLSFGVSELLGMAVDRGMLDAVVLVCEGAGTAVVSDPTLIQGIGGRVSGIVETTPIPEIIDAIGQNMVLDPKRAGIDQYEGTRLAFLRGFKRIGVTVASAADARRIREEFGQRVAIFAVHTTGRTAEEAEMFFDTCDIITSCASKAVRDRAKEKALLQVGNKVPIYASSLWGEMLLKVRLEMLKSSNVTAPEDPPRPLI
- a CDS encoding twitching motility protein PilT, producing the protein MPKVVLDTNALLLPFERSINVDTQLRSLLGECQIFVPGPIVGELKRSPSKHSSAALRLLSRYTIEDTVAVGDNAVMELAERLGAYVVTNDRLLISKLRKKRIKVILLKGGSHLALDDG
- a CDS encoding translation initiation factor IF-2 subunit gamma, which codes for MKVSQQPEVNIGMIGHVDHGKTTLTRALSEEWTDRHSEEIKRGISIRLGYADTAFYRCKKCNKYTTKAMCPECNEEAEFLRAISFVDAPGHETLMATMLSGAAMMQGALLLVAANEHCPQPQTKEHLMALTIIGVDKIIIVQNKIDIVTKEEALENYREIKRFVKGTIAENAPIIPVSAHHDVNIDKLIETIETHIPTPKYDSSKTPMMYIARSFDINVPGSFPDSLKGGVLGGSLTQGTLEVGDEIEVLPGRKVEVSGKTSWEKITTTIQSLHTGNTTLSTARPGGLIAIGTKLDPALTKSDGLTGRLLGKPGTLPPVVHKFVMNTHLLERVVGAAEDLIVENIKTNEPLMLSIGTATTVGIVTSARGNESEVALKIPVCALKDQRVAISRRISGKWRLIGYGIIQ
- a CDS encoding 30S ribosomal protein S6e, with product MVEFKAVINDVKTGKSYQVPVAGHHANSLIGKKIGDVVDGIFVSLPGYKLTIAGGSDKDGVPMRSDLPGVRRKNILLSDGIGFAAPVDGMRRRKLVRGNTISPENTQINMTISAVGSKTVEELLPKKEEKK
- a CDS encoding GyrI-like domain-containing protein; the protein is MGEFEVITTKAQTAISIREKVKMQDIPQAMGRMFGELMPILQKDVQCAGPPFALYHSWSDDETDMDVGFPVAGNAVTKGRVKPLELPAVKAVVGMHMGPYDKIVETYNKMMEWIKTNGYEPADYMWEEYLNSPDEVPAEKLMTRLVWPIK
- a CDS encoding peroxiredoxin; amino-acid sequence: MAKHLKVGDVAPAFSLMDQNGNMVDVGQMEGKRALVVYFYPKDFSAGCTMQAHEFREMHEEFMKNGADVIGVSSDSVETHKKFAEEHELPFTLLSDPDNKVRDLYGAWGAGRTPGRITYLIDRQGVIRMVFTSQMKPRKHISEALRVLKEINV
- a CDS encoding BlaI/MecI/CopY family transcriptional regulator, yielding MSRKEKSKLPQYNIEGSRTDSFLGPLEAKVLDTIWEAEDRPLTVREVHKAMGEDNRLAYTTIMTTMNRLFEKGLLDREVKSGKGGLYYVYWPDMERDEFERSAILDVLQSLSDKFGENVIKCIVEQASRDKGQLDRLKKELNELE
- a CDS encoding M3 family oligoendopeptidase, with product MAKHEGTEMTEMQWDLSVLVDSTDPEGIKSQLEEFVEESSRFAELYRGRIQGLSAGELKGLLDAKDSLSLKYEGVLTYCSLRFQADQGDPVATSLNDASSRAANRVGQNMAFLSIDLGKLLLSRPELVQDPVLAEYRHYLERYLRSAPHFLSESEEKIIIAKDRSGIRAWTKLQSKWLSAKTFRPMFDGKEVPLTIGEAVPYIYSPDREVRRAVYHALGSTLGEDQLLWSDALRAIWTDHQEMCRLRHYPSTLTPSLIDNDVEEGTIMTLMEVVRRNASVCQRYFRLKASLLGLDVLGNWDLRAPLPDARDEVRSWQEAKELLISVYSGFDPQYGQWVQEMFDLRRLDGELRKGKRTGAFCDTWVHGRSAFILSSFNGHINDVYTLAHELGHGVHAYLYTRAQNPSNCQVSLCVAECGSMFGELLLTERLLREAGTKEEKRQLLVKVLNSFTQVVFQEGFRFFFEMELAKAVDEGGYLDGETISGMWVDAQRSIYGTSVEYLPENRWDWARFPHHYFSDIRFYEYPYVFAQLFVFALYRLYKEQGREFVPRLKNLLSAGSSRSAAELAAELGFDINEEGFWQKGIDQAEEYLMQLEELS
- a CDS encoding citrate (Si)-synthase yields the protein MGSTENRGLRGVKAATSHISMVDGEAGRLLYRGYTIEDLARYSSFEEVAYLLIHGRLPRREELEDFSQDLISHRRVPSALVASLDMLPLDTPPMAILQAGVALISGYDPERFDESREANQRKAMRTIAVMPTIIAAWKRLVNNQGSVEPRDDLSHAANFLYMTRGREFRDEAVRFMDVAMILHADHTFNASTFATRVVASTGADLYSSIAAGIGALSGPLHGGANAQVMRNLLDTKDPDSVEAWVEDQFKRGKRVSGMGHAVYKTIDPRARILQYMARQITTDYPEYRWYEMTERMAMATQKEFLKKKGKEIYPNVDLYSASMYHAMGIHHDFFPAVFAMSRSAGWCAHILEEKFPEPPVRPALYRPTSVYVGKVDQEYIPIDER